The Paracholeplasma brassicae genome contains a region encoding:
- a CDS encoding N-6 DNA methylase, whose amino-acid sequence MENKNLVWEFANKVRGRVPEEMAVEFVISFAYDYCNRNDLIPGSDTELLNIAGESLERIPSDLKFDLENLFVDLSFNEIKGIVSSSLFIKQRFMDNSNDNLLALASELLELSNGDSLFDLGSGLGSFLIGTLKLAQERSIELSALYGVEINYNQHALSKMILEIFTFDSSVKSKINYANILTDKYELTYNKGFVYPPLGMKLMGNDLNYISIFKNIVLSTRNSVEWIFIDKLLNNLKGDDARAVALVTGRTLFSAVDRDYRDEILKSGMLEGIIELPQGIVDNTSIKLFLLIFSKNNKNVRLFDASMFSSKRKFNETIKVDVKQIIDFYYGKDVAKKDVSDLTDLSNWIPSTALLTIDSPKNGVKLSEVAHVFTGSQYTVRNFQEVLTDKKTGYKLLTSSDIQDGLIDESNLQNIDNKDGKLDKFALEYDDVIMTSKSSKVKIAVIDFEPKDKIIVTGGMIIVRVEKSKLNPTFLKVFLESDQGQLLLKSIQKGISIITINATELSNIIIPLPQLDVQYNISKKYNRKLSSLMALKAEILKIEDELKNFYYEEIEEVLS is encoded by the coding sequence ATGGAAAATAAAAATTTAGTATGGGAATTTGCAAACAAAGTCAGAGGACGTGTGCCTGAAGAAATGGCAGTTGAATTTGTTATTTCATTTGCATATGATTATTGCAACAGAAATGATTTAATACCAGGAAGTGATACAGAATTACTTAACATCGCTGGAGAATCATTGGAACGAATACCAAGTGATCTAAAATTTGATTTAGAAAATCTGTTTGTGGACTTAAGTTTCAATGAAATAAAAGGAATCGTTTCTAGTTCTCTATTTATAAAACAGAGATTTATGGATAATTCGAATGATAATCTGTTGGCTTTAGCTTCGGAGTTACTTGAACTATCGAATGGTGATTCACTTTTTGATTTAGGTAGTGGATTAGGTAGTTTTTTAATTGGTACATTGAAATTAGCTCAGGAACGTTCAATTGAGTTGTCTGCTTTATATGGTGTGGAGATTAACTATAATCAACATGCACTTTCTAAGATGATACTAGAAATATTCACCTTTGATTCTTCGGTAAAAAGCAAGATTAACTATGCTAATATCCTAACCGATAAATACGAACTAACTTATAATAAAGGGTTTGTCTATCCACCTTTAGGTATGAAGTTGATGGGTAATGATCTAAACTATATTTCTATTTTCAAAAACATTGTTCTATCGACTCGAAACTCTGTTGAATGGATATTTATAGATAAATTATTGAATAATTTAAAAGGTGACGATGCTAGAGCGGTAGCACTTGTTACTGGTCGTACGTTATTTAGTGCAGTTGATAGAGATTATAGGGACGAAATACTAAAGAGTGGCATGCTTGAAGGTATCATTGAGTTACCACAAGGAATTGTCGATAATACATCGATCAAGTTATTCTTACTTATCTTTAGTAAAAATAATAAGAATGTTCGTCTATTTGATGCGAGTATGTTCTCATCAAAAAGAAAGTTTAATGAAACTATTAAAGTAGATGTGAAACAAATTATAGATTTCTATTATGGAAAAGATGTAGCTAAAAAAGATGTTTCAGATTTAACTGATTTATCTAACTGGATTCCTTCGACAGCACTATTAACAATAGATTCACCAAAAAATGGTGTTAAATTGAGTGAAGTTGCACATGTTTTTACAGGCTCTCAATATACAGTCAGAAACTTTCAAGAAGTATTGACTGATAAAAAAACCGGTTATAAACTTCTCACATCGAGTGATATACAAGATGGACTCATTGATGAATCAAATCTGCAAAACATCGATAATAAAGATGGTAAGTTAGATAAATTTGCATTGGAATATGATGATGTCATTATGACAAGCAAATCATCGAAGGTTAAAATAGCAGTCATCGATTTTGAACCAAAGGATAAAATTATTGTAACTGGTGGTATGATTATTGTTCGTGTTGAGAAGAGTAAATTAAATCCAACATTTCTTAAGGTTTTCTTAGAATCAGATCAAGGACAATTATTATTAAAGAGTATTCAAAAAGGTATATCGATAATTACAATTAACGCTACAGAACTTTCGAATATAATTATCCCACTACCTCAACTTGATGTTCAATATAATATATCTAAAAAATATAATAGAAAACTATCTTCTTTAATGGCACTTAAGGCAGAAATTCTAAAGATAGAAGACGAACTCAAAAACTTCTATTATGAAGAAATTGAGGAGGTACTATCTTAG
- a CDS encoding type I restriction-modification system subunit M, producing MTTAEIGKLTTTNIQEKANLIWAIANHLVGLFKPHEYGKVILPMTVLKRFDDALKETKQEVLSLNKKLNEQKTIDTIRDGLLCKTTGYDFYNVSPFTFANLLADPDNIASNFDTYLKGFSDNVKDIISNFKFEQVLETMHKGNVLYVVIQEFNSKKADMHPDKITSMDMGYIFEELIRKFSESYDEQAGAHFTSRDIIYLMAELLVANEKEYIKQNGVVKTAYDMAMGTSQMLGCLDEKMIEINPDSKLSLFGQEFNPETYAIAKADMLIKGGNAQNMKFGDTLNDDQFSNYEFDYIISNPPFGIDWKKEEKEVKQEYSKLGYEGRFGPGLPAISDGQMLFLLNGVKKLKEGSGRMAIIQNGSSLFTGDAGSGPSEIRKYLIESDLLEAIIQLPTDLFYNTGISTYIWIVSKNKNKERLGKIQLIDASNCYVKRRKNIGKKRVDLDDTSIDLITKAYLDFKEVKYEENDLVVESKIFDNDFFGYTKVTVESPITDENGKPILKKGKLQADSKKRDTELVPLQENIEAFFKDNVLPFNSSAWMDRSKDKVGYEIPFTRLFYKFIPPKASSDIFAEIKQLEEEETLLMKELFGDE from the coding sequence ATGACAACTGCAGAGATAGGTAAATTAACTACAACAAATATTCAAGAAAAAGCAAATCTAATATGGGCAATCGCTAATCATCTTGTTGGATTGTTTAAGCCACATGAGTACGGTAAGGTTATCTTACCGATGACGGTACTAAAAAGATTCGATGACGCTTTAAAAGAAACGAAACAGGAAGTTTTATCACTCAATAAGAAATTAAATGAACAAAAAACAATTGATACCATTAGAGATGGATTATTATGCAAAACTACGGGATATGATTTTTATAATGTTAGTCCATTTACATTTGCAAACCTTTTAGCTGATCCAGATAACATCGCATCTAATTTTGATACATACTTAAAAGGATTTTCGGATAATGTAAAAGATATTATTTCCAACTTTAAATTTGAACAAGTCCTAGAAACGATGCATAAAGGGAATGTCCTTTATGTTGTTATACAGGAGTTTAATTCTAAGAAAGCTGATATGCATCCGGATAAAATCACCTCCATGGACATGGGCTATATTTTTGAAGAACTTATCCGTAAGTTCTCTGAATCCTATGATGAACAAGCAGGAGCACACTTTACTTCAAGAGACATCATATATTTAATGGCTGAGCTATTAGTCGCAAATGAAAAAGAATACATTAAACAAAATGGTGTCGTTAAAACCGCATATGATATGGCCATGGGTACATCCCAAATGTTAGGGTGCTTAGATGAAAAAATGATAGAAATCAACCCGGATTCAAAGTTATCTCTATTTGGTCAAGAATTTAACCCAGAAACATATGCAATCGCAAAAGCTGACATGCTAATCAAAGGTGGAAATGCTCAAAATATGAAGTTTGGTGATACATTGAATGATGACCAATTTTCTAACTATGAGTTTGATTACATAATTTCAAATCCTCCATTTGGTATTGACTGGAAAAAAGAAGAAAAAGAAGTTAAACAAGAATATTCAAAGCTTGGATATGAGGGTAGATTTGGACCAGGCTTGCCTGCAATTAGTGATGGACAAATGCTCTTCCTACTTAATGGTGTAAAGAAATTAAAAGAAGGTTCTGGTAGAATGGCAATCATTCAAAACGGGTCTTCACTCTTTACTGGAGATGCTGGTAGTGGTCCGAGTGAAATTAGAAAATACTTAATTGAAAGTGATTTGTTAGAAGCAATTATTCAATTACCAACTGACCTTTTCTACAATACTGGTATATCAACATATATTTGGATAGTTTCTAAAAATAAAAATAAAGAACGATTAGGAAAAATTCAACTCATTGATGCGTCTAATTGCTATGTGAAAAGAAGAAAAAACATTGGTAAGAAGCGTGTTGACCTAGATGATACATCAATTGACTTAATTACTAAAGCCTATTTAGATTTCAAAGAAGTAAAATATGAAGAAAATGACTTAGTTGTTGAATCGAAAATCTTTGATAATGATTTCTTTGGGTACACAAAAGTAACTGTTGAATCACCAATTACAGATGAAAATGGTAAACCAATTCTTAAAAAAGGAAAACTTCAAGCAGACTCTAAGAAACGTGATACTGAATTGGTACCATTACAAGAAAATATTGAAGCTTTCTTTAAAGATAATGTATTACCTTTTAATTCATCAGCTTGGATGGATCGAAGCAAAGATAAAGTCGGATATGAAATACCATTTACAAGACTGTTTTATAAGTTTATTCCACCAAAGGCATCTTCAGATATATTCGCTGAAATCAAACAACTTGAAGAAGAAGAAACACTACTTATGAAGGAGTTGTTTGGGGATGAATAA
- a CDS encoding restriction endonuclease subunit S, whose amino-acid sequence MNKLNIEIPYIENLPKSWRIIPNRYLFIENKNSVGKDFSKYQLLSLTTTGVKEKDINSSGGKVPESYEKYLSINKNQLIFCLFDLDLSAVFSGISKFDGMITSAYNAYDSTSLICNEYADYWFQYVFTNRYYMIYSKNIRYSVTGQAFKAIYTPVPPINTQKEIALFLDNKTNKIDQLINNQQQQIEKLKEYKQSLISEVVTKGLDPNVEFKDSGIEIIDKIPKDWGIIKMKYLGESRNGLTYNPSDMVDDGEGILVLRSSNVRDGKLIFDDNVYLKMQIKEDLMLKNGDILICSRNGSRDLIGKNAIIENVGLCSFGAFMMVFRVSKANPKYIKYILDSFIFNYYLGTYLTATINQLTLSNFNNMKVIYTTNSDEQEKIISYLDEKCQKIDQLIELKAKKLLNLEEFKKSLIYEYVTGKKEVS is encoded by the coding sequence ATGAATAAACTAAATATCGAAATCCCATATATTGAAAACCTTCCTAAATCATGGCGAATAATACCTAATCGATATCTTTTCATCGAAAACAAGAATAGTGTTGGAAAAGACTTTTCTAAGTATCAATTATTATCTCTAACAACTACTGGTGTAAAAGAAAAAGATATTAATAGTTCTGGTGGCAAGGTGCCTGAATCATATGAAAAATATTTATCCATCAATAAAAATCAGTTGATTTTTTGCTTATTTGACCTGGATTTATCGGCAGTTTTTTCAGGTATTTCTAAGTTTGACGGGATGATTACTTCAGCATATAATGCTTATGATTCGACTTCATTAATATGTAATGAATATGCTGATTATTGGTTTCAGTATGTTTTTACTAATAGATACTATATGATTTATTCGAAAAACATCAGATACTCAGTAACTGGTCAAGCATTTAAGGCTATATATACGCCTGTTCCACCTATAAATACTCAAAAAGAAATAGCACTTTTCTTAGATAATAAAACTAATAAGATAGATCAACTTATCAATAATCAACAGCAACAAATCGAAAAACTTAAAGAATATAAGCAATCACTAATTAGTGAGGTTGTTACTAAAGGATTAGATCCAAATGTTGAATTTAAGGATAGTGGAATTGAAATTATTGATAAGATTCCAAAAGATTGGGGAATTATTAAAATGAAATATTTAGGCGAATCTCGTAATGGCTTAACGTACAATCCGAGTGATATGGTCGATGATGGTGAAGGAATTCTAGTTTTGAGATCGTCCAATGTTAGGGATGGGAAATTAATCTTTGATGATAATGTTTATCTTAAAATGCAGATTAAAGAAGACTTAATGCTAAAAAACGGTGATATTCTTATTTGTTCAAGAAATGGTAGCAGAGATTTAATAGGAAAAAATGCAATCATCGAAAATGTTGGACTATGTTCATTTGGTGCCTTTATGATGGTGTTTAGAGTTTCAAAAGCAAATCCGAAGTACATTAAGTATATCCTAGATAGCTTTATATTTAACTACTATCTTGGGACATATTTAACAGCGACAATTAACCAGTTAACCTTATCTAATTTCAACAACATGAAAGTTATTTATACGACTAATTCCGATGAGCAAGAGAAAATAATTAGTTATTTAGATGAAAAATGTCAAAAGATTGACCAATTAATCGAGTTAAAAGCAAAAAAACTACTAAATCTTGAGGAATTCAAAAAATCTCTCATCTATGAATACGTAACAGGTAAGAAAGAAGTATCATAA
- a CDS encoding type I restriction endonuclease subunit R, whose translation MKDNEKRFEEDIESHLINHEYRKLSMQGYDVSKGIYLDILVEFIKKTQSKSWERYEKYYGDEAPNKLYRRLEDSISHHGLLHVLRNGIKDMGIDLFICFFKPESELNPTLVERYEGNILGVTRQFAYSPFNNNTIDMVLSINGIPFIAIELKNQLKGQDYRNAMHQWRYNRDPKELIFRFNHRILVYFAVDLYETWMTTELKGTDTHFLPFNQGSNGSGVSGGAGNPQNPYGYTTSYLWEDILSKASIIDILHRFISNPKDSKKIIFPRYHQYDVVKKVLADVKDNGVGQKYLIEHSAGSGKSNSIAWIAYRLASVHDIDDKPIFDSVIIVTDRVVLDSQLQDTINGFEHRAGLVEAIDDKKRSRGLTEAINDKKRIIICTIQKFLFAYKDFDEMEGRKFAIIVDEAHQGQTGASAKTLRRALIDKKVAIKEYAEMEGIEEDEVDDTDELVAEVLAQGQHSNQSFFAFTATPKNKTIELFGRRNPSTGKYEPFHVYSMRQAIEEGFILDVLKYYTTLQDQFKIVRTTRDNPEVIEGQAKRVLVRYYKEHGFTIHKKTELIMDNFLNNGQFRIDGKAKAMVIADSRPNAVRYYQAIQEYIRNNPEITSKIGVLVAFSGEVKLDGKSYREAEMNIDSDGHLINSDKKLRKAFRSDKFNILVVANKYQTGFDEPLLHSMYVDKKLHGVNAVQTLSRLNRVYPGKVDTFVMDFVNTHEDMKKSFQPFFETTYLDGQTDYNRVYDLRTKIHSYMLYNDQDVDLFAKIKIDAAKKQDDKALGRVTSILKPVTDQYLELDEKQKYEYRDLLRKFNHAYSYITQIVRINDKELFKEFMFISYLINLLPKDTAEKISIDDKINLEFAKLKETYKGSIELEKTSVDLKPEQSVDAKRKPKSKDTLQSIIDKVNEQYMGQFTDSDKVIISGIFEMFMNDPEVKKYAQYAKENNPEMFIKSLFPDKFKDIALRLFTENHESFEKLFTDTSFYERVMDAMAKELYKKLRK comes from the coding sequence ATGAAAGATAATGAAAAAAGGTTTGAAGAGGATATAGAGTCTCATTTGATCAATCATGAGTATAGAAAACTGTCTATGCAAGGCTATGATGTATCAAAAGGTATTTATCTAGATATCCTTGTAGAGTTTATCAAAAAGACTCAAAGTAAATCATGGGAACGATATGAAAAATATTATGGTGATGAAGCACCTAATAAACTATATCGTAGACTAGAAGATTCTATTAGTCATCACGGGCTTCTTCATGTATTAAGAAATGGCATAAAAGATATGGGGATAGACCTTTTTATCTGTTTCTTTAAACCTGAATCAGAGTTGAATCCAACTTTAGTTGAACGTTATGAAGGTAACATATTAGGTGTAACAAGACAATTTGCATATTCACCTTTCAATAACAATACGATTGATATGGTCCTATCCATTAATGGTATTCCTTTTATTGCAATCGAGCTGAAAAACCAACTAAAGGGACAAGATTATCGAAATGCCATGCATCAATGGCGTTACAATCGTGATCCAAAAGAACTGATATTCAGATTCAATCATAGAATATTGGTTTATTTTGCTGTAGACCTATATGAAACATGGATGACGACAGAACTTAAAGGTACTGATACACATTTCTTACCTTTCAATCAAGGATCTAATGGTTCTGGTGTCAGTGGTGGCGCTGGTAATCCGCAAAACCCTTATGGTTATACCACATCATATCTTTGGGAAGATATATTGTCAAAAGCCTCTATTATAGATATACTTCATCGTTTTATTTCTAACCCTAAGGATTCTAAAAAAATTATATTTCCTAGATATCATCAGTATGATGTCGTTAAGAAAGTATTAGCGGATGTTAAAGATAATGGTGTTGGTCAAAAGTATTTAATTGAGCATAGTGCAGGTTCTGGTAAATCAAATTCTATCGCTTGGATTGCATATAGATTGGCATCTGTCCATGATATAGATGATAAACCAATATTTGATTCAGTTATCATTGTTACTGACCGTGTAGTACTTGATTCACAACTACAAGATACGATTAACGGCTTTGAACATAGAGCCGGATTAGTTGAAGCAATTGATGATAAAAAGCGTTCAAGAGGCCTTACGGAAGCAATTAACGATAAGAAACGTATTATTATTTGTACCATTCAAAAATTCTTGTTTGCCTATAAAGATTTCGATGAAATGGAAGGTAGAAAGTTTGCGATTATCGTGGATGAAGCGCATCAAGGTCAAACTGGTGCAAGTGCTAAGACCTTAAGAAGAGCACTGATTGATAAGAAAGTTGCAATTAAAGAGTATGCAGAGATGGAAGGTATTGAAGAAGATGAAGTTGACGATACGGATGAACTTGTTGCAGAAGTATTAGCCCAAGGACAACACAGTAATCAATCTTTCTTTGCATTCACTGCAACGCCTAAAAATAAGACAATTGAACTTTTTGGCAGAAGAAATCCATCCACTGGCAAATATGAACCATTTCATGTCTACTCGATGAGACAAGCCATTGAAGAAGGATTTATTTTAGATGTACTCAAATACTATACAACCCTTCAAGATCAATTTAAGATAGTTAGAACCACAAGGGATAATCCTGAGGTCATAGAAGGACAAGCTAAGAGAGTCTTAGTTCGCTATTATAAAGAACATGGGTTTACCATTCACAAGAAAACCGAACTTATAATGGATAACTTCTTAAATAATGGTCAATTTAGAATTGATGGTAAGGCAAAGGCTATGGTAATTGCAGATTCTAGACCAAATGCAGTCAGATACTATCAGGCTATTCAAGAATACATAAGAAACAATCCAGAGATAACTTCAAAGATTGGTGTTTTAGTTGCGTTTTCTGGAGAGGTTAAGCTAGATGGTAAATCATATAGAGAAGCTGAGATGAATATCGATAGTGACGGCCATTTAATTAACTCAGATAAGAAACTTAGAAAAGCATTTAGAAGTGATAAATTCAATATTTTAGTGGTTGCAAATAAATATCAAACAGGATTTGATGAACCGTTACTACATTCCATGTATGTTGATAAAAAACTTCATGGTGTGAATGCTGTTCAAACGCTTTCTAGATTGAATCGCGTATATCCAGGTAAAGTAGACACTTTTGTCATGGATTTTGTAAACACGCATGAAGACATGAAAAAGTCATTCCAACCATTCTTTGAAACAACCTATTTAGATGGCCAAACAGATTATAATCGTGTCTATGATTTAAGAACTAAGATACACAGTTATATGCTATATAACGATCAAGATGTGGATCTTTTTGCCAAAATCAAAATAGATGCAGCAAAGAAACAAGACGATAAAGCACTTGGTCGTGTAACAAGTATACTAAAACCTGTCACAGATCAGTATCTTGAGTTGGATGAGAAGCAAAAATATGAATATAGGGATCTATTAAGAAAATTCAATCATGCCTATTCATATATCACCCAAATCGTAAGAATTAATGATAAAGAACTATTTAAAGAGTTTATGTTCATTTCTTATCTAATCAATCTATTACCTAAAGATACTGCAGAAAAAATTAGTATTGATGACAAGATTAATCTAGAGTTTGCCAAACTTAAAGAGACATATAAAGGAAGCATAGAACTAGAAAAAACATCAGTTGATTTAAAACCTGAGCAATCAGTAGATGCAAAAAGAAAACCTAAATCTAAAGACACTCTTCAAAGTATCATTGATAAGGTTAATGAGCAATATATGGGACAATTCACTGATAGTGATAAAGTCATTATTTCTGGTATTTTTGAGATGTTTATGAATGATCCAGAAGTTAAAAAATATGCTCAATATGCCAAAGAAAATAATCCAGAAATGTTCATTAAGAGTTTATTCCCTGATAAATTCAAGGATATAGCCTTAAGATTATTTACAGAAAATCACGAGTCATTTGAAAAATTATTTACAGACACATCCTTTTACGAAAGAGTAATGGATGCAATGGCTAAAGAATTGTACAAGAAATTAAGAAAGTAG